The Mycolicibacterium hassiacum DSM 44199 genome includes a window with the following:
- a CDS encoding YoaK family protein, whose product MPVESPVSARATVLALGLLTFATGVVDAVSVLVLGHVFVANMTGNVIFLGFWLAPRTVVDVTAALVAVVSFVVGAIIGGRLARHIEPVRRWLAISLTAEVVLLIALSLLGGAGVLEYRDNDKLWLIGGLAVTFGIQNATARRFGIQELSTTVLTSTISGLGFDSRLAGGTGEREKLRYGVLVTMLAGAALGAGLTRYAVAPVLVLAAAVIAAGALIFTFGPAPAAE is encoded by the coding sequence ATGCCCGTCGAATCCCCGGTCTCCGCGCGGGCGACGGTGCTCGCGCTGGGACTGCTGACCTTCGCGACCGGCGTGGTCGACGCGGTCAGCGTGCTGGTCCTCGGGCATGTGTTCGTGGCCAACATGACCGGCAACGTGATCTTCCTGGGGTTCTGGCTGGCGCCGCGCACCGTCGTCGATGTCACCGCGGCGCTGGTGGCGGTGGTGAGCTTCGTGGTGGGCGCGATCATCGGCGGACGGCTGGCCCGCCACATCGAACCGGTGCGCCGTTGGCTGGCGATCAGCCTCACCGCCGAGGTGGTGCTGTTGATCGCGTTGTCGCTGCTCGGCGGCGCCGGGGTGCTGGAGTACCGGGACAACGACAAGCTGTGGCTGATCGGCGGACTGGCGGTGACGTTCGGGATTCAGAACGCGACCGCCCGCCGGTTCGGAATTCAGGAGCTGTCCACCACGGTGTTGACCTCGACGATCTCCGGGCTGGGGTTCGACAGCAGGCTGGCCGGCGGCACCGGGGAACGCGAGAAGCTGCGCTACGGCGTGCTGGTGACGATGCTGGCCGGTGCCGCGCTCGGCGCCGGGCTGACCCGCTACGCCGTCGCGCCGGTGCTGGTCCTGGCGGCCGCGGTGATCGCGGCCGGGGCGCTGATCTTCACCTTCGGCCCGGCTCCGGCCGCGGAGTGA
- a CDS encoding fructosamine kinase family protein, translated as MRTFVKRSEGAPPGFFACEAAGLRWLSAADGGVPCARVLAHDDTSLTLEYLTSAPPDRAAAEEFGRRLARTHDAGAAAFGAGPDGWTGPGFFGPLHHPLPMSLTGHDRWGEFYARERLAPMTRLAADRLDAGTLWMLDAVMKRWESGDFDDDEPPARLHGDLWSGNVMWTPAGVVLIDPAAHGGHRETDLAMLALFGCPHLDAVLAGYQQQHPLRPGWRDRVPLHQLYPLLAHVVLFPGGYAGQVAAAAEQTLSVSAN; from the coding sequence GTGCGGACCTTCGTCAAACGTTCCGAGGGCGCGCCACCCGGCTTCTTCGCCTGTGAGGCCGCCGGGCTGCGGTGGCTGTCGGCCGCCGACGGCGGGGTGCCGTGCGCCCGGGTGCTGGCCCACGACGACACCAGCCTGACGCTGGAGTACCTGACGTCGGCGCCGCCGGACCGGGCCGCCGCCGAGGAGTTCGGCCGCCGGCTGGCCCGCACCCACGACGCCGGCGCGGCCGCGTTCGGCGCCGGCCCGGACGGCTGGACCGGCCCGGGATTCTTCGGGCCGCTGCATCATCCGCTGCCGATGTCGTTGACCGGGCATGACCGCTGGGGTGAGTTCTACGCGCGGGAGCGGCTGGCGCCGATGACGCGGCTGGCCGCCGACCGCCTCGACGCGGGAACCCTGTGGATGCTCGACGCGGTGATGAAGCGTTGGGAGAGCGGGGATTTCGACGACGACGAGCCACCCGCGCGGCTGCACGGCGATCTGTGGAGCGGCAACGTGATGTGGACGCCGGCCGGGGTGGTGCTCATCGACCCGGCCGCGCACGGCGGACACCGGGAGACCGATCTGGCGATGCTCGCGCTGTTCGGCTGTCCGCATCTGGACGCGGTGCTGGCCGGATATCAGCAGCAACACCCGCTGCGGCCGGGCTGGCGGGACCGCGTCCCGCTGCATCAGCTCTACCCGCTGCTGGCACACGTGGTGCTGTTCCCCGGTGGGTACGCCGGGCAGGTCGCGGCGGCCGCCGAGCAGACGCTCAGCGTGTCAGCTAATTGA